A window from Marinagarivorans cellulosilyticus encodes these proteins:
- a CDS encoding DUF6795 domain-containing protein, with amino-acid sequence MKTILKATLLTLLFASVSGACMSIPSLNPFKKEVVLMSPLKGVLLKGGQPLANVDIEVVIVMPGGEERIYKHQTASTGEFDLPVIKDTMTLGPMTEFAVSQFVDVFINGVKDTIWSAAKREPGLFAERHPASETIGLVCDINNQKTRYSERAGVISTKCTWKSLRKI; translated from the coding sequence ATGAAGACCATTCTCAAAGCCACCCTTCTGACACTATTGTTTGCTAGCGTTTCAGGAGCCTGCATGTCTATACCATCGCTTAACCCTTTCAAAAAAGAAGTTGTTCTCATGTCGCCTTTAAAAGGGGTGCTTCTGAAAGGGGGGCAGCCGTTAGCCAATGTCGATATCGAAGTGGTTATTGTAATGCCGGGCGGGGAAGAGCGCATCTACAAGCATCAAACAGCATCAACGGGTGAGTTTGATTTGCCCGTGATAAAAGACACCATGACATTAGGGCCAATGACTGAATTTGCTGTTTCACAATTTGTCGATGTATTTATTAATGGGGTTAAAGATACTATTTGGTCGGCTGCAAAACGGGAGCCAGGCCTATTCGCCGAAAGACATCCGGCCAGTGAAACAATTGGGCTTGTTTGTGACATCAACAATCAGAAAACAAGGTACAGTGAACGTGCTGGAGTCATCAGTACAAAATGCACATGGAAATCATTAAGGAAGATATAA
- a CDS encoding ligand-binding sensor domain-containing protein: protein MALTNGAAQATAQTNVEQLLDNMRFQRLLTGEDDNEKDGIGVVFSIVQDDTGFIWIGGDSGLTRYDAHAFKFYKADTKNPRAIPSVWVSDMRVDHEGVLWLATGGGLSRYNHETDDFTTFHSGKDSTGLTLPSDLVTALEVDSRNNLYIGTSGGLTVFNPERSAARHYTFDANDPKSLAEGGVAALFIDSEERLWAGMSGGGLSRLDPTTGSFVHWRNEPTDPDSLMHNHVDRIAQDNKGRIWVATRGYGLARLDEDGRRFKIYRHDPEDSHTIGSDIISDFHLDRRGNLWVGGVPTGVSFYDAAKARFRTLTHQPENPNSLDHNGVLSLLQDSEGIIWIGTEKGLNAYNRHTGQFTRYAPNPKDPDSLRFGAITTLVEDRDGSLWVGSWSGGLHRFNKRTGKFKNYYPEQGKTNSLVGAHIWNLALDHDNTLWVGAIDQGGGMGQYQRDTDSFRNYHHNPQAANSLAYNYVWRILPDRHGQLWIGTKNGARPF from the coding sequence GTGGCCTTAACCAATGGCGCCGCGCAAGCCACGGCTCAAACAAATGTCGAGCAGCTGCTGGACAACATGCGCTTTCAACGCTTGCTTACTGGTGAAGACGATAACGAGAAAGACGGCATCGGAGTGGTGTTTTCCATAGTACAGGATGACACTGGCTTTATCTGGATTGGCGGTGATTCTGGGCTGACCCGCTACGACGCTCACGCATTTAAATTTTATAAGGCTGACACCAAGAACCCACGTGCCATCCCTAGTGTCTGGGTGAGCGACATGCGAGTGGACCACGAAGGCGTGCTATGGCTGGCCACCGGCGGCGGGCTCAGTCGTTACAACCACGAAACGGATGACTTCACTACCTTTCACAGCGGCAAAGACAGCACAGGCCTTACCTTACCGTCGGATTTGGTGACCGCCTTAGAGGTGGACAGCCGCAATAACCTTTATATTGGAACCAGCGGCGGTTTAACGGTATTCAACCCAGAACGCAGCGCCGCTCGCCACTACACGTTTGATGCGAACGACCCCAAAAGCTTAGCCGAGGGCGGCGTTGCCGCGCTTTTTATTGACTCTGAGGAGCGCTTGTGGGCGGGTATGTCCGGCGGAGGCCTCAGCCGGCTTGATCCAACCACCGGAAGCTTCGTGCATTGGCGTAACGAGCCGACCGATCCTGATTCCCTGATGCATAACCACGTAGACCGTATCGCTCAGGATAATAAAGGTCGAATATGGGTTGCCACTCGCGGATATGGTTTAGCAAGACTGGACGAAGATGGCCGCCGCTTTAAGATTTACCGCCACGACCCCGAGGACTCCCACACAATTGGCAGTGACATTATTAGCGATTTTCACTTAGATCGGCGCGGCAATTTATGGGTCGGAGGGGTACCTACCGGCGTTAGCTTCTACGACGCCGCCAAAGCCCGATTTCGAACCTTGACACATCAACCGGAAAACCCCAATAGCCTCGATCACAATGGCGTGCTCTCACTGTTGCAGGACAGTGAAGGCATTATTTGGATTGGCACCGAAAAAGGGCTGAACGCCTACAACCGGCACACGGGGCAATTCACCCGCTACGCCCCAAACCCCAAGGACCCAGACAGCCTACGTTTTGGCGCCATAACTACGCTAGTAGAAGACCGAGATGGTTCGCTTTGGGTAGGCAGTTGGTCTGGCGGCTTGCACCGCTTCAACAAGCGCACAGGCAAATTTAAGAACTACTACCCAGAACAAGGCAAAACGAACAGCCTCGTTGGGGCCCACATATGGAACCTTGCTCTGGATCACGACAATACGCTTTGGGTTGGCGCCATTGATCAAGGCGGTGGCATGGGCCAATATCAGCGTGACACTGACAGCTTTCGCAACTATCACCACAACCCGCAGGCCGCCAACTCACTGGCGTATAACTATGTGTGGCGCATTCTGCCCGACCGCCATGGTCAGCTATGGATTGGCACCAAAAATGGTGCTCGACCGTTTTAA